From a single Tetrapisispora phaffii CBS 4417 chromosome 15, complete genome genomic region:
- the ADP1 gene encoding putative ATP-dependent permease ADP1 (similar to Saccharomyces cerevisiae ADP1 (YCR011C); ancestral locus Anc_1.427), with product MVFLAKLYLIWILSFVLYWNKGHGKSTGIDSLKVISLNGISENSNNNNDNETCPPCFNCMLPMFECKQFSTCNEFNGQCDCIEGFGGADCSVPLCGSPSHDNKNRPLRNDTVSDACDCDEGWSGINCNLCEVDSVCNRFMPDNSIEGTCNKNGMIVNKINSNCNVVNSKILKILNGKIPQITFICDKNENKCNFQFWIDQVESFYCDLNTCQFDIDLQNNQTSYHCDDISCKCISDTMLCGQNGSIDISDFLTEEIKGPGKFQCAIDIENSQEHDCKFEEAKMNDLISTIFGDDYIQLSCNSTECLHYSQVPGYLPPDLKHGQRKLSWTFNLLLTLIILILGSSFYYITNNISKSPFFTNITTAIGQNQVELPNDQYDFLKNDIPATLTFENVSYSITESEGIRRDEGKSNVKILQNVSGVAKPGEIMAIMGGSGAGKTTLLDILAMKDKTDGDVSGAIKINGKQLEKSYFRKLIGFVDQYDYLFPTLSVYETVLNSALLRLPSSMSFAAKQLRVLQVLDELRILEIKDRLIGNDYQRGISGGEKRRVSIACELVTSPSILILDEPTSGLDSNNANNVINCLVRLAQNHNRTIIVSIHQPRSNIFYSFNKLILLSNSRLIYSGEASNVTKFLEANKLYCPPGYNVADYLIDITVTNERVDADSVNKNNERIEPMASVGNNSSKQELGQESDILSDSFMESSFHTNVASEIRESIEFNTTDNNELPTINTSATFSEQLMILCSRTFKNVYRNPKLLIENYLLSIFLAFFLGTLYYNLSLDISGFQNRMGLFFFILTYFGFVTFTGLSTFAQERMIFIKERANNYYTPLAYYISKIVSDILPLRVFPPLFISLIIYPLAGLNIIDGYNNFLKFIVILILFNLGISLEILTAGIVFKDLNNSIIISVLILLGSILFSGLFINTDEIPYAAFKYFKSLSIFYYAYEALLVNEVKTLVLKEKKFGLDIEVPGATILSTFGFKVRNLALDINGLIAFNIVFLIVGYIALKYIVVEKR from the coding sequence ATGGTGTTCTTAGCGAAACTGTACCTGATATGGATCCTGTCCTTCGTATTATACTGGAATAAGGGACATGGTAAATCTACAGGTATTGACAGTTTGAAAGTTATATCATTGAATGGCATTTCGgaaaatagtaataataataatgacaatgaGACTTGTCCTCCCTGTTTTAACTGTATGTTGCCGATGTTCGAATGTAAGCAATTTTCCACATGTAATGAATTCAATGGGCAATGTGACTGCATAGAAGGTTTTGGAGGGGCGGATTGTTCTGTACCTTTATGTGGATCTCCCTCTCATGATAATAAGAATAGACCGTTAAGAAACGATACAGTATCTGACGCGTGTGATTGTGATGAAGGTTGGTCAGGGATCAACTGTAATTTATGTGAAGTGGACTCTGTATGTAATAGATTTATGCCagataattcaattgaaggTACTTGCAATAAAAACGGTATGattgttaataaaataaattcgAATTGTAATGTGGTAAATAGTAAGATTCTGAAGATATTAAACGGTAAGATACCACAGATCACATTTATATGTGATAAAAATGAGaataaatgtaattttcaattttggaTTGACCAAGTAGAGAGTTTCTATTGTGATTTAAATACTTGTCAATTTGATATAGACCTACAGAATAATCAAACAAGCTATCATTGTGATGATATTAGCTGTAAGTGTATTTCGGATACAATGTTATGTGGACAAAATGGTTCTATTGACATTTCAGATTTTTTAActgaagaaattaaaggTCCAGGTAAGTTTCAGTGTGCTATTGATATCGAAAATTCACAGGAACATGATTGcaaatttgaagaagcCAAAAtgaatgatttaatttcaacTATATTTGGTGATGATTATATCCAATTATCTTGTAATTCAACAGAATGTTTACACTATTCGCAAGTACCAGGTTATCTCCCTCCAGATTTGAAACATGgacaaagaaaattatcTTGGACATTTAACCTATTGTTAACTTTGATTATATTGATTCTTGGTTCCTCATTTTACTATATCACCAacaatatatcaaaatcaCCTTTTTTCACAAATATTACAACAGCAATTGGACAAAATCAAGTAGAATTGCCTAATGATCAATATGATTTcttgaaaaatgatatacCAGCTACAttaacttttgaaaatgtaTCATACAGCATCACAGAATCCGAAGGAATCCGTAGAGATGAAGGAAAAAGTAATgttaaaattttacaaaatgtCTCAGGTGTCGCTAAACCAGGTGAAATAATGGCAATTATGGGTGGATCTGGTGCCGGTAAAACTACTTTATTGGATATCCTAGCAATGAAAGATAAAACTGATGGAGATGTAAGTGGGGCGATAAAGATCAATGGAAAACAATTGGAGAAAAGCTATTTCAGAAAGCTGATTGGTTTTGTCGATCAATACGATTATTTATTCCCAACATTATCAGTTTATGAAACTGTTTTAAATAGTGCTCTATTAAGATTGCCAAGTTCTATGTCATTTGCAGCAAAGCAATTGAGAGTACTGCAAGTTCTTGATGAACTAAGAATCTTAGAGATAAAAGACCGATTGATTGGTAACGACTATCAGAGAGGAATTAGTGGTGGAGAAAAGAGACGTGTTTCAATTGCATGTGAATTGGTAACTTCACCttcaattttgatattagaTGAGCCAACTTCTGGGTTAGATTCTAATAATGCCAACAACGTAATCAATTGTTTGGTGAGATTGGCACAAAACCATAATAGAACCATAATTGTTTCTATACATCAACCGAGGTCTAATATCTTCTATTCCTTCAATAAGTTGATCTTATTGAGTAATAGTAGATTGATTTATTCTGGGGAAGCAAGTAATGTCACAAAATTCTTGGAAGCAAATAAATTGTACTGCCCTCCTGGTTATAATGTTGCAGATTACTTAATCGACATAACCGTCACTAATGAAAGAGTTGACGCTGATTCagttaacaaaaataacGAACGAATTGAGCCTATGGCCTCAGTAGGAAATAATAGTTCAAAACAAGAGCTGGGCCAGGAATCTGATATTTTATCTGATAGTTTTATGGAAAGTAGTTTCCACACTAATGTTGCTAGTGAAATTCGTGAGAGTATTGAGTTCAATACTACCGATAATAATGAACTACCTACAATAAATACATCCGCAACATTTAGTGAACAGCTGATGATATTATGCTCAagaacttttaaaaatgtttaCAGAAATCCAAAATTGTTGATAGAAAATTACTTATTGTCTATTTTCTTAGCTTTTTTTTTGGGaactttatattataactTATCATTAGACATTAGCGGATTTCAAAATAGAATGggtttatttttttttatattaacGTATTTTGGTTTTGTTACATTTACGGGACTAAGCACGTTTGCACAAGAAAGAATGATATTTATCAAGGAAAGAGCTAACAACTACTATACACCCTTAGCATATTACATCAGTAAGATTGTCAGTGATATCTTACCGTTAAGAGTTTTTCCTCCACTTTTCATATCATTGATCATTTATCCGCTTGCCGGActgaatattattgatggttataacaattttttgaaatttattgtcatattaattttatttaaccTTGGTATTTCTTTAGAAATTCTTACTGCAGGTATAGTTTTCAAggatttgaataattcaataattatCAGTGtcttaatattattaggATCAATTCTGTTCAGTGGATTGTTCATTAACACAGATGAAATTCCATATGCTGCATTTAAGTATTTCAAAAGCCTTTCAATATTCTACTATGCCTACGAAGCTCTCTTAGTCAATGAAGTTAAAACACTAGTattgaaagagaaaaaatttGGCCTTGATATCGAAGTTCCTGGTGCAACAATTCTAAGTACATTTGGATTCAAAGTTAGAAACCTAGCATTGGATATAAATGGCTTAATTGCCTTTAAcattgtatttttaatcGTTGGATACATAGCcttgaaatatattgtaGTTGAAAAGAGATAG
- the ADY2 gene encoding Ady2p (similar to Saccharomyces cerevisiae ADY2 (YCR010C) and ATO2 (YNR002C); ancestral locus Anc_1.425), whose product MSGNYSNIASTVSGVSSFNENSFPNSQRGTSNNENSELSRIYTSGKNNEYVNIGKEKFLRDDLLEAFGGSLNPGLRVPSEHKFANPAPLGLSAFALTTFLLSMYNVQARGVKIPNAIVGPAFFYGGLVQIIAGIWCIAVENTFGGTALCSFGGFWMSFATFFVPWFGILDAYKNDLDQLDNAIGIFLIGWALFTVFLCLCTMKSTLLFFSLFFFLSVTLFLLAVGKFTNSTALAKTGGVFGIVTAFISWYNAFEGLTDKHNSYLVLTSMKLPTNEYSYPCSRG is encoded by the coding sequence ATGTCTGGTAACTATTCTAACATTGCATCTACAGTCTCTGGTGTCTCCAGTTTCAATGAGAATTCATTTCCGAATAGCCAGAGAGGAACTagtaataatgaaaatagtGAGCTGAGTAGAATTTATACAAGTGGTaagaataatgaatatGTAAATATAGGTAAAGAGAAATTTTTAAGAGATGATTTGTTAGAGGCATTCGGTGGTTCTTTAAATCCAGGTTTAAGAGTCCCATCAGAACATAAATTTGCCAATCCTGCTCCATTAGGTTTATCTGCTTTTGCATTGACTACATTTTTATTGTCAATGTATAATGTTCAAGCTAGGGGTGTCAAAATTCCAAACGCTATCGTTGGCCCAGCCTTTTTCTATGGCGGTTTAGTACAAATAATTGCAGGTATTTGGTGTATCGCTGTGGAGAATACTTTTGGTGGCACTGCGTTGTGTTCATTTGGTGGGTTCTGGATGAGTTTTGCAACTTTTTTCGTACCTTGGTTTGGTATCCTTGATGCATATAAGAATGATCTAGATCAATTGGATAATGCAATTGGTATTTTTCTCATTGGATGGGCTCTTTTTACAGTGTTTTTATGCCTTTGTACAATGAAATCTACGTTGTTGTTCTTCTCTCtgttcttcttcctctCTGTGACATTATTCCTATTGGCGGTTGGCAAATTCACAAATTCAACCGCATTAGCGAAGACAGGTGGTGTATTTGGAATTGTTACAGCATTCATATCATGGTATAACGCATTCGAAGGTCTTACAGACAAACACAATTCATACCTGGTATTAACATCAATGAAATTACCAACAAATGAGTATTCTTATCCATGTTCCAGAGGATGA
- the TPHA0O01030 gene encoding serine/threonine-protein kinase (similar to Saccharomyces cerevisiae SAT4 (YCR008W); ancestral locus Anc_1.423) encodes MSNSTVSRRHTLPKKIVSLFSSKTSHNTNNDDDVVQKRNVSDVVSKNSVNSTSKQSIGSPAAQRHKKIDANLVSPVSSITSSFSGLSLNATPNNNNANITIHVDKYNSTSNSTLNSNNSTTHTNNNSNVNSNAILSQNSRSRQNNDKIVSNSNLSSTTNVELKLNKNPERMSSNHSQSGNSIKTSTTPAQSSSNLNLEAVTSNVDHVSLNSSSNSQTQQPTATQTTKRFVLHENGSHTHSLKATRRQEKLRNMLKNILGSSDEKIRGQAKSAVPEIMKDTKNFVTTEDPNPPTLLAGLVKQVEIMKKDTSSTNLQNSNNSVNPTQSYSSLTTISSHQSDIIPFSGASYGGDKIIYKNQFPTDYQDEFIKSFMNKKDSLSFGEKYGRCQEVIGKGAFGVVKLCHKKDPNNSKNEIVYAVKEFKRTSTEPIEKYSKRLIAEFCISSSLRHTNIIDAFDLFQDANGDYREVLEYCSGGDLFTLIIAAGKLEVAEADCFFKQLIRGVSYMHGVGVCHRDLKPENLLLTASGVLKITDFGNAECFKIAWEKDIHLSAGVCGSSPYIAPEEFIKEEFDPRPVDIWACGVIYMAMTTGRQLWSSATRDDIFFCKYYKSRKETGKFTPIESLQRTQCRNVIYSMLDPNPTGRLTPKQILQTEWGRDIKCCNEGLPKKLA; translated from the coding sequence ATGTCAAATAGCACAGTGTCAAGACGGCATACGCTACCTAAAAAAATAGTATCTTTATTCAGTTCAAAAACATCCCATAACAccaataatgatgatgatgttgTCCAGAAGAGAAATGTGTCTGATGTAGTCTCGAAAAATTCGGTTAATAGCACTTCAAAGCAATCCATTGGATCTCCTGCAGCCCAAAGgcataaaaaaattgatgcAAATTTAGTATCGCCTGTCTCTTCAATCACTTCTTCTTTCTCTGGTTTATCATTGAATGCTACaccaaataataataatgcaaaTATAACTATTCATGTCGATAAATACAACTCAACATCAAACTCGACTCtcaattcaaataatagCACTACACAcactaataataattcaaatgtcAATTCAAATGCAATATTATCACAGAATTCTCGTTCGAGACAAAATAACGATAAAATTgtatcaaattcaaatctaAGTTCAACCACAAACGTAGAGTTGAAACTAAATAAAAATCCAGAGAGAATGAGCTCAAACCATTCACAAAGTGGGAACTCAATAAAGACATCGACCACTCCAGCTCAGTCGAGctcaaatttgaatttagaGGCAGTCACATCGAATGTAGATCATGTGTCACTGAATTCTTCGAGTAATTCTCAAACACAACAACCAACAGCAACCCAGACCACTAAGAGATTTGTACTACATGAAAATGGATCACATACGCATAGCTTGAAGGCAACAAGGAGAcaagaaaaattgagaaatatgttgaaaaatatattgggATCTAGTGATGAAAAGATAAGAGGTCAAGCTAAATCAGCAGTGCCCGAAATTATGAAAGATACAAAAAATTTCGTCACCACCGAAGACCCAAATCCACCAACTTTACTGGCTGGTTTAGTTAAACAGGtagaaataatgaaaaaagataCCTCGTCAacaaatttacaaaattcGAACAATAGTGTCAATCCAACTCAAAGTTATAGCAGTTTAACTACAATCTCAAGTCATCAAAGTGATATAATACCTTTCTCAGGTGCATCGTATGGAGGCGAcaagataatatataagaatCAATTCCCAACAGATTATCAAGATGAGTTCATAAAATCTTTCATGAATAAGAAGGATTCCTTATCATTTGGTGAAAAATATGGTCGTTGTCAAGAGGTTATCGGTAAAGGTGCTTTTGGTGTAGTAAAATTATGCCATAAGAAAGATCCAAATAACagtaaaaatgaaatagtCTACGCGGTGAAAGAGTTTAAAAGAACTTCGACTGAACCtatagaaaaatattcGAAAAGATTAATTGCAGAATTCTGTATATCTTCATCCTTAAGACATACTAATATCATCGATGCATTCGATTTGTTTCAAGATGCAAATGGCGACTATCGCGAAGTCTTAGAATACTGTTCCGGTGGTGATTTATTTACTTTAATCATTGCTGCTGGGAAACTAGAGGTTGCAGAAGCTGACTGTTTCTTTAAACAGTTAATAAGAGGTGTTAGCTACATGCACGGCGTCGGTGTCTGTCATAGGGATTTGAAACCAGAAAACCTACTGCTAACAGCAAGTGGTGTATTAAAGATCACAGATTTCGGAAATGCAGAATGTTTTAAGATTGCTTGGGAAAAAGACATTCACTTAAGTGCAGGAGTGTGTGGTTCAAGTCCATATATTGCACCAGAAGAATTcataaaagaagaattcgACCCTCGTCCAGTAGATATTTGGGCTTGTGGGGTCATCTACATGGCAATGACAACGGGCAGGCAATTGTGGAGTTCTGCCACAAGagatgatatatttttctgtaaatattacaaatCCAGGAAAGAAACTGGGAAATTCACTCCAATTGAATCTCTTCAACGTACTCAATGTAGGAATGTAATTTACTCCATGTTGGATCCTAACCCAACGGGTAGACTCACGCCAAAACAAATTCTACAAACTGAATGGGGAAGAGACATTAAGTGCTGCAATGAAGGTCTTCCAAAAAAGCTCGCATAA
- the RVS161 gene encoding amphiphysin-like protein RVS161 (similar to Saccharomyces cerevisiae RVS161 (YCR009C); ancestral locus Anc_1.424) produces MSWDGFKKAINRAGQSVHVKNIDKTVDKNYDIEERRYRSLEKCGEAICLEARGYHDSLKQVAQSQLKIAEVISSLYDDTNNGATGSFNVGKSYFDTVTEFDEEIIKQLDVPFMETVITPLEKFSYYFKEIDDAITKRDHKKQDYDAAKSKVRRLTEKPTKDSGKLPRAEKELESAKDAYEQLNEQLKSELPQLLSLRVPYYDPTFESMIKIQMRFSTEGYTKLAQVQQYLDQQARDDYANGLLDAKLDEILQKMMQLDICTLGYK; encoded by the coding sequence atGAGTTGGGATGGTTTTAAAAAAGCAATAAATAGGGCAGGTCAGTCTGTTCATGTTAAGAATATTGATAAGACTGTTGATAAGAATtatgatattgaagaacGGAGGTATAGATCGTTGGAAAAATGTGGTGAAGCTATTTGCTTGGAAGCTAGAGGGTATCATGACTCATTGAAACAAGTGGCTCAGtcacaattgaaaatagcTGAAGTAATTTCTTCACTTTACGATGATACAAATAATGGTGCGACTGGTAGTTTTAATGTTGGCAAATCATACTTTGACACAGTAACTGAgtttgatgaagaaataaTTAAACAATTGGATGTTCCGTTTATGGAAACTGTCATTACTCCCTTAGAGAAattttcatattattttaaagaaatagatGATGCGATTACGAAAAGAGACCATAAGAAACAGGATTACGATGCTGCCAAATCTAAAGTAAGAAGATTGACTGAAAAACCAACTAAAGATTCAGGGAAATTACCGAGAgcagaaaaagaattagaaagtGCCAAAGATGCATATGAACAATTGAATGAACAATTGAAGAGTGAGCTGCCTCAATTATTGAGTTTAAGGGTTCCTTATTACGATCCAACTTTTGAATCTATGATCAAAATTCAGATGAGATTCAGCACAGAAGGTTACACTAAACTTGCCCAAGTTCAACAATATCTGGATCAGCAAGCAAGGGATGACTATGCAAATGGATTATTGGATGCAAAACTTGATGAAATACTTCAGAAAATGATGCAACTGGATATCTGTACTCTAGgatataaatga